The genomic interval AGCCGTACGATGACGTCCTTGGGATAAAACGCCGCGGCAATCATCGCGATACCTTCGGACAGACGATCGACGAAGTATTCCGGTTTGTCATCGTACCCTCGCGTGGCTTCTTCCACCGCAGCCCATGTCGCATCGTCCAGTGAGTCGAATTCCAGCAGCGCTTTGGGATGCACTTTGACGTAATTGGTGATGATGAACTCTTCGCGTGCCAGGCCGACGCCATCGTTGGGGATGAATGAGAGTGCGAGAGCTTCGTCAGGCGTCGCGACATTCATCATGATCTTTGTCTTGGGCCGAGAGAGAGCCCCCAAATCAATCGTCTCCACGTTAAATGACAAAGCACCGTCGTAGACGAACCCGGTTTCTCCTTCTGCGCAACTGACTGTCACCATCTGTCCTGGCGAGAGCATCTGCGTCGCCCGTGACGTTCCAATGATGGCGGGCAACCCTAGTTCACGACTGATGATGGCAGCGTGGCAGGTGCGACCGCCGCGGTTGGTGATGATCGCCGATGCCCGTTTCATCACGGGCTCCCAATCTGGATCCGTGATGTCGGCCACCAAGACCTCACCGTCGCAGAAATCGCTCAATTGGGTAACATCCCGAATCAATCGAACACGCCCCTGAGCGATTTTTGATCCGACGGCTCTGCCGGACAAGATTTTCGTGCCCGATTGGGTCAAGTGGAAACGTTCCAGCGAATTGGTCAATCGGTGCGACTGAACCGTCTCCGGCCGTGCTTGAACAATGAACAGTTCGCCCGTCCTGCCGTCCTTTGCCCATTCGATGTCCATCGGACGAGACTCGCCAGTGAGTTGACTGTAGTGATCTTCGATATCGCACGCCCACCGGGCCAACTGCAAGATGTCATCGTCTTTCAACGCAAAACGTTGTTGATCTGTCTGGCTGACCGGCACACTCTTGGTCATCTTGCTGCCCCCATCGTCGTACACCAGTTTGACCGCCTTTGTTCCCAACGTACGTTTCAGGATCGGGCGGAAACCCTCACGCAGTGTCGGTTTGAAAACGTAGTACTCGTCTGGATTCACGCTGCCTTGGACCACGGTTTCACCCAAGCCGTAGGCCGCATTGATCAAAACGGTGTCGCGGAACCCTGTTTCGGTATCGATAGAAAACATCACGCCGGCGGCGGAAAGATCCGAGCGCACCATTTGCTGAATGCCGATCGAAAGCGCGACCTGCATCTGGCCGTAACCGCGTTTGGCACGATAGGACATCGCTCGATCAGTGAATAACGATGCAAAGCAACGCCGACATGCGTCCAGCAGTGAGGCTTGACCACGGACGTTGAGATAGGTCTCTTGTTGGCCCGCAAAACTGGCATCCGGCAAATCTTCCGCCGTCGCGCTGCTGCGAACCGCCACATCGGCCAGCTCACCTCCGCCCCTGCTCAATTGGTGATAGGCCTCCACGATGGCGTGCGACAACGCATCGGGCAGCGGCGTCTCTAAGATCATGTGCCGGATCATCAGCCCATGATGCTGCAGACTGCCGACATCGCCGATGTTCATTCCGCTGAGCAACTGTTCAATCTTTTCATCTAAGCCGCTCTCGGACAAAAACAAGCGATACGCATCCGCCGTGGTGGCAAAGCCGTTTGGAACGCGGATGCCTCGTGGTGCCAACTGTTGGTACATTTCTCCCAACGATGCATTCTTGCCCCCGACGCTGGGGATATCGTTGATTCCGATGTCAGAGAACCAGCGAATGTATTTGGTGGCCGATACAACAGCGGTGCTCATGGCAGGACTCACATGAGAGAGTGAGAGGAACGAGCAGCGTCTACAACAGGCTGCTGGGCCATTTCGAACGTGCAATCGGTGTGCCAGAGACTTACGCGGAGCGCTCAAGTGGTTCGCCAATCGGAGCGCCAATCGTTTACTCGGATCGCCTGGGTTTTGAAGAATCTTTGCGACCGTCGCTGTCGTACTTTCACGTCGATTGGCACGATATCTGCTACTAACAGCCTATTGATTGAGTGAAGCGCGAGGCGTACGCAGTCGGGCCTAACGCTGGACTGCTCAAAGTTTGGTGTTGTTTCTTTTTGGGTTTGCGAAAGTTTATGTCCTACTGCCGGCGCAGCTGGTGGTCCCCAGTGAGCCTCAGGCGCTAGCCGTGGGCCTGAAGCTGCCGGCGCAGCTGGTGGTCCCCAGTGAGCCTCAGGCGCTAGCCGTGGGCCTGAAGCTGCCGGCGCAGCTGGTGGTCCCCAGTGAGCCTCAGGCGCTAGCCGTGGGCCTGAAGCGGATTGTGGTGCCGGCCCACGGCTAGCGCCTGAGGCTCACTTTGGATTGCGATGCATGGAACAAAAACATGGACTGAAAAAACAATGTCAACACCAAACTTTGAGCAGTCAGGCCTACCGCACTGCCCGGTGCCTTACGGCCCACGGCTCACTTTTTCGTTCCCAAGTTCAGCTAAATCATCAGCCCGCTAGGCGCGGATGATTCATCAGCCGGCACGCGATAGCGTCCGGTTCCCGATTACAGGCGTGAGAACCGGACGCTATCGCGTGGCGGCTGAAATGCGCAGACTGTTTTCGTGCCA from Stieleria varia carries:
- the ppsA gene encoding phosphoenolpyruvate synthase; translation: MSTAVVSATKYIRWFSDIGINDIPSVGGKNASLGEMYQQLAPRGIRVPNGFATTADAYRLFLSESGLDEKIEQLLSGMNIGDVGSLQHHGLMIRHMILETPLPDALSHAIVEAYHQLSRGGGELADVAVRSSATAEDLPDASFAGQQETYLNVRGQASLLDACRRCFASLFTDRAMSYRAKRGYGQMQVALSIGIQQMVRSDLSAAGVMFSIDTETGFRDTVLINAAYGLGETVVQGSVNPDEYYVFKPTLREGFRPILKRTLGTKAVKLVYDDGGSKMTKSVPVSQTDQQRFALKDDDILQLARWACDIEDHYSQLTGESRPMDIEWAKDGRTGELFIVQARPETVQSHRLTNSLERFHLTQSGTKILSGRAVGSKIAQGRVRLIRDVTQLSDFCDGEVLVADITDPDWEPVMKRASAIITNRGGRTCHAAIISRELGLPAIIGTSRATQMLSPGQMVTVSCAEGETGFVYDGALSFNVETIDLGALSRPKTKIMMNVATPDEALALSFIPNDGVGLAREEFIITNYVKVHPKALLEFDSLDDATWAAVEEATRGYDDKPEYFVDRLSEGIAMIAAAFYPKDVIVRLSDFKTNEYANLLGGKDFEPKEENPMLGFRGASRYYHPSYREAFALECRAMKRVRDEMGLKNVKVMIPFCRTVEEGRKVQEEMTQHGLIRGVDGLEIYVMCEIPSNVILADQFAEIFDGFSIGSNDLTQLTLGVDRESEIVAHVFDERNEAVKRTIAAVIQVAKEKGVKIGICGQAPSDYPEFAEFLVRQGIDSISLTPDAVLPTTIHVLEIEKELRREQ